A portion of the Streptomyces sp. NBC_01335 genome contains these proteins:
- a CDS encoding chorismate mutase, whose protein sequence is MSTITNTTAATTPAARPSKTATEATGAHTEEAAALIGGARERIDALDDRIIGLVQERMAVSAVIQEARITSGGRRVNLAREMEVLSHFRDALGKPGTPLAMTLLELCRGQV, encoded by the coding sequence ATGAGCACCATCACGAACACGACCGCCGCCACCACGCCTGCCGCGCGGCCCTCGAAGACCGCGACCGAGGCGACCGGCGCGCACACCGAGGAGGCCGCCGCGCTGATCGGCGGCGCCCGGGAGCGCATCGACGCGCTGGACGACCGGATCATCGGCCTGGTCCAGGAGCGGATGGCGGTGTCGGCGGTCATCCAGGAGGCGAGGATCACGTCCGGGGGCCGCCGGGTGAACCTCGCCCGCGAGATGGAGGTGCTCAGCCACTTCCGGGACGCGCTCGGGAAGCCCGGCACCCCGCTCGCGATGACGCTGCTGGAGCTCTGCCGCGGCCAGGTGTGA
- a CDS encoding GMC family oxidoreductase, translated as MPEDSPARNQADSGGPASGTASGPASGPASGPAFDYDVLVVGSGFGGAVSALRLTEKGYRVGVLEAGRRFTPGTLPKNSWDLKNYLWAPALGLYGIQRVHLLGKVMVLAGAGVGGGSLNYANTLYVPPAAFFEDRQWAAITDWQDELRPYYDQATRMLGVRLNPTTTPSDVHLKATAEAMGVGDTFHLAPVGVFFGDGRDADGTAKAEPGGTVADPYFGGAGPARKACTECGECMTGCRHGAKNTLTENYLHLAEKSGAVIHPMTTVLAVTEDPAGGHRVETVPTDRRRKAAPRTLRARHVIVAAGTYGTQTLLHRMKDEGRLPRLSDRLGELTRTNSEGLVGAQTSDRRYRRKHGTKPDFTKGVAITSSIHPDASTHIEPVRYGKGSNAMGGLTILQVPYAKRRVLAWLSRVVRHPTVAARSLSNRKWSERTIIGLVMQSLDNSLTAYRKPSGIGKGLLTARQGHGAPNPTQIAEATQSASLLAEEINGFAGSNIGELMGTPLTAHFLGGCPIGASAAEGVIDPYHRLHGHPGISVVDGSAVSANLGVNPSLTITAQAERAMSFWPNKGEPDPRPAQGEAYQRLSPVKPATPAVPQEAFGALKLPFLGIPAVPPKLPKV; from the coding sequence ATGCCCGAGGACAGCCCTGCCCGCAACCAGGCCGACAGCGGCGGCCCCGCTTCGGGCACCGCTTCCGGCCCCGCTTCCGGCCCCGCTTCCGGCCCCGCGTTCGACTACGACGTCCTCGTCGTCGGCTCGGGGTTCGGCGGCGCGGTCTCCGCGCTCCGGCTGACCGAGAAGGGGTACCGGGTCGGCGTCCTGGAGGCGGGCCGCCGCTTCACCCCGGGGACGCTGCCCAAGAACTCCTGGGACCTGAAGAACTACCTCTGGGCCCCCGCCCTCGGCCTCTACGGCATCCAGCGGGTGCACCTCCTCGGCAAGGTCATGGTGCTGGCCGGAGCCGGGGTCGGCGGCGGCTCGCTGAACTACGCGAACACCCTGTACGTCCCGCCCGCCGCGTTCTTCGAGGACCGCCAGTGGGCCGCCATCACCGACTGGCAGGACGAGCTGCGGCCCTACTACGACCAGGCCACCCGGATGCTCGGGGTCCGGCTCAACCCGACGACGACCCCCTCCGACGTGCACCTCAAGGCGACCGCCGAGGCGATGGGCGTCGGCGACACCTTCCACCTGGCACCGGTCGGGGTGTTCTTCGGCGACGGCCGGGACGCCGACGGCACGGCGAAGGCGGAGCCCGGCGGCACGGTCGCCGACCCGTACTTCGGCGGCGCGGGGCCCGCCCGCAAGGCCTGCACCGAGTGCGGCGAGTGCATGACCGGCTGCCGCCACGGGGCGAAGAACACCCTCACCGAGAACTACCTCCACCTCGCCGAGAAGTCCGGTGCGGTCATCCACCCCATGACCACGGTGCTCGCCGTCACCGAGGACCCGGCGGGCGGCCACCGGGTCGAGACCGTCCCCACCGACCGCCGCCGCAAGGCCGCGCCCCGTACGCTCCGGGCCCGCCACGTGATCGTCGCGGCGGGCACGTACGGCACCCAGACCCTGCTGCACCGGATGAAGGACGAGGGACGGCTGCCCCGGCTCTCGGACCGGCTCGGCGAGCTGACCCGTACCAACTCCGAGGGGCTGGTCGGCGCGCAGACCAGCGACCGCCGCTACCGCCGCAAGCACGGCACGAAGCCCGACTTCACCAAGGGCGTCGCCATCACCTCGTCGATCCACCCCGACGCCAGCACCCACATCGAACCGGTCCGCTACGGCAAGGGCTCCAACGCCATGGGCGGCCTCACCATCCTGCAGGTGCCGTACGCGAAGCGGCGGGTGCTCGCCTGGCTCTCCCGGGTGGTCAGGCACCCCACCGTCGCGGCCCGCTCGCTCTCCAACCGGAAGTGGTCCGAGCGGACCATCATCGGGCTCGTCATGCAGTCGCTCGACAACTCGCTGACCGCCTACCGCAAGCCGAGCGGCATCGGAAAGGGCCTGCTCACCGCCCGGCAGGGGCACGGCGCACCGAACCCGACGCAGATCGCCGAGGCGACGCAGAGCGCCTCGCTGCTCGCCGAGGAGATCAACGGCTTCGCCGGTTCCAACATCGGCGAGCTGATGGGCACCCCGCTCACCGCGCACTTCCTCGGCGGCTGCCCGATCGGGGCGAGCGCGGCCGAGGGCGTCATCGACCCGTACCACCGGCTCCACGGCCACCCCGGCATCTCGGTCGTCGACGGCTCGGCGGTCTCCGCCAACCTCGGCGTCAACCCGTCGCTGACGATCACCGCGCAGGCCGAACGCGCCATGTCGTTCTGGCCCAACAAGGGCGAGCCGGACCCGCGACCGGCGCAGGGCGAGGCGTACCAGCGGCTGTCACCGGTGAAGCCGGCCACCCCGGCGGTGCCCCAGGAGGCGTTCGGCGCGCTGAAGCTGCCGTTCCTGGGCATCCCGGCCGTACCGCCGAAGCTGCCGAAGGTGTGA
- the guaA gene encoding glutamine-hydrolyzing GMP synthase has product MPAAPPAAPDMTTDVVLVVDFGAQYAQLIARRVREARVYSEIVPSTMPVAEMLAKNPRAIILSGGPSSVYAEGAPSLDRSLFEAGVPVFGMCYGFQLMATTLGGTVDDNGAREYGRTPLKVTKSGSTLFEGTPDDQAVWMSHGDACSAAPEGFTVTASTDVVPVAAFENDEKRLYGVQYHPEVMHSTHGQQILEHFLYRGAGIEPTWTTTNVVEEQVALIREQVGTKRAICGLSGGVDSAVAAALVQKAIGSQLTCVYVDHGLMRKGETEQVEKDFVAATGVQLKVVDAEKRFLDALAGVSDPEQKRKIIGREFIRVFEQAQAEIIAEGAADGEQVAFLVQGTLYPDVVESGGGTGTANIKSHHNVGGLPDDIEFELIEPLRQLFKDEVRMVGQELGLPEEIVQRQPFPGPGLGIRIVGDVTKERLDLLREADAIAREELTAAGLDREIWQCPVVLLADVRSVGVQGDGRTYGHPIVLRPVSSEDAMTADWSRLPYETLAKISTRITNEVADVNRVVLDVTSKPPGTIEWE; this is encoded by the coding sequence GTGCCAGCAGCACCCCCCGCCGCCCCCGACATGACCACCGACGTGGTTCTCGTCGTCGACTTCGGCGCGCAGTACGCCCAGCTCATCGCCCGTCGCGTCCGTGAGGCCCGGGTCTACAGCGAGATCGTCCCGTCCACCATGCCGGTGGCCGAGATGCTGGCGAAGAACCCCCGCGCGATCATCCTGTCCGGCGGCCCGTCCTCGGTGTACGCGGAAGGGGCGCCCTCGCTCGACCGCTCGCTGTTCGAGGCCGGGGTCCCGGTCTTCGGCATGTGCTACGGCTTCCAGCTGATGGCGACCACGCTCGGCGGCACCGTCGACGACAACGGGGCCCGTGAGTACGGCCGTACCCCGCTCAAGGTCACCAAGTCGGGCTCCACCCTCTTCGAGGGCACCCCCGACGACCAGGCCGTCTGGATGTCGCACGGCGACGCCTGCTCCGCCGCCCCCGAGGGCTTCACCGTGACCGCGTCCACCGACGTCGTCCCGGTCGCCGCCTTCGAGAACGACGAGAAGCGCCTCTACGGCGTCCAGTACCACCCCGAGGTCATGCACTCGACCCACGGGCAGCAGATCCTGGAGCACTTCCTCTACCGCGGCGCGGGCATCGAGCCGACCTGGACGACCACCAACGTGGTCGAGGAACAGGTCGCGCTCATCCGCGAGCAGGTCGGCACCAAGCGGGCCATCTGCGGCCTCTCCGGCGGCGTGGACTCCGCGGTCGCCGCGGCCCTCGTGCAGAAGGCCATCGGCTCCCAGCTGACCTGCGTCTACGTCGACCACGGCCTGATGCGCAAGGGCGAGACCGAGCAGGTCGAGAAGGACTTCGTGGCCGCCACCGGCGTCCAGCTGAAGGTCGTCGACGCCGAGAAGCGCTTCCTCGACGCGCTCGCCGGGGTCTCCGACCCGGAGCAGAAGCGGAAGATCATCGGCCGCGAGTTCATCCGCGTCTTCGAGCAGGCCCAGGCCGAGATCATCGCCGAGGGCGCGGCCGACGGCGAGCAGGTCGCCTTCCTCGTGCAGGGCACCCTCTACCCGGACGTCGTCGAGTCCGGCGGCGGCACCGGCACGGCCAACATCAAGTCGCACCACAACGTCGGCGGTCTCCCCGACGACATCGAGTTCGAGCTCATCGAGCCGCTGCGCCAGCTGTTCAAGGACGAGGTCCGGATGGTCGGCCAGGAGCTCGGCCTGCCCGAGGAGATCGTCCAGCGCCAGCCGTTCCCCGGCCCCGGCCTGGGCATCCGCATCGTCGGTGACGTCACCAAGGAGCGCCTCGACCTGCTCCGCGAGGCCGACGCCATCGCCCGCGAGGAGCTGACGGCCGCCGGTCTCGACCGCGAGATCTGGCAGTGCCCGGTGGTCCTCCTCGCCGACGTCCGCTCGGTCGGCGTCCAGGGCGACGGCCGCACCTACGGCCACCCGATCGTGCTGCGCCCGGTGTCCTCCGAGGACGCCATGACGGCCGACTGGTCGCGCCTGCCGTACGAGACGCTGGCGAAGATCTCCACCCGCATCACCAACGAGGTCGCCGACGTCAACCGCGTCGTCCTCGACGTGACGAGCAAGCCGCCGGGGACGATCGAGTGGGAGTGA
- a CDS encoding protein kinase domain-containing protein: MGKVWRAQDELLHRTVAVKELTAGLYVAEADRVVLHARTRKEARAAARISHPGVVTVHDVLDHDDRPWIVMQYVDGPSLADSAKENGEVTPHEAARIGLGVLSALRAAHAAGVLHRDVKPGNVLLARDGQILLTDFGIAAIEGDSTITRTGELIGSIDYLAPERVQGQDPGPASDLWSLGATLYAAIDGRSPFRRSSPIATMQAVVTDEPSIPPGAGTLGPVIAALLRKDPAGRPSAAETERMLRSVLTGREPRTAQVYVETRHYAGETRSEQAPPYGQEAPADRAGATGPTVARAAAPAAGPASAPPGYGTQGGQAAPVSGYGTRGGPVSAPPGYGTQGGQGSAVSGYGAATPPAGFPYGTPPGHTTAATPTTPGTKSGSRRRNTVVAVLVAAVLGTGAGLGAMHYAGGGSDDEGGRPTPTAQQPTASSEPSAGAAGGTSDAGAGPSDATASPTAGSADSSIPAGWKRVEDPAGFSLAVPEGWERRTEGTQIDYTPDEGGHRLRVSIDDAPDFDTAYAHMQSMEETLSDRLPGYSRISLEENTFRDHSGSLWEFTWTETKDHPGERRGIDQMYFAGTGGPEYALYLTAPVDDWENTRELFDTMLRSWRPPARTE, translated from the coding sequence ATGGGCAAGGTGTGGCGGGCACAGGACGAGCTGCTCCACCGCACGGTCGCCGTCAAGGAGCTGACCGCCGGACTGTACGTCGCCGAGGCCGACCGGGTCGTGCTGCACGCCCGTACCCGCAAGGAGGCGCGGGCCGCCGCCCGCATCAGCCACCCCGGTGTCGTCACCGTCCACGACGTGCTCGACCACGACGACCGCCCGTGGATCGTCATGCAGTACGTCGACGGGCCGTCGCTCGCCGACTCCGCCAAGGAGAACGGCGAGGTCACCCCGCACGAGGCGGCCCGCATCGGGCTCGGCGTCCTCAGCGCGCTGCGCGCCGCGCACGCGGCGGGGGTGCTGCACCGGGACGTCAAGCCGGGCAACGTCCTGCTCGCCCGCGACGGGCAGATCCTCCTCACCGACTTCGGCATCGCCGCCATCGAGGGCGACTCGACCATCACCCGGACCGGCGAACTCATCGGCTCCATCGACTATCTGGCGCCCGAGCGGGTGCAGGGCCAGGACCCCGGCCCCGCGTCCGACCTCTGGTCGCTCGGCGCCACGCTCTACGCGGCGATCGACGGCCGGTCGCCGTTCCGGCGCTCCTCGCCCATCGCGACCATGCAGGCGGTCGTCACGGACGAACCGTCGATCCCCCCGGGGGCCGGCACCCTCGGCCCGGTGATCGCCGCCCTGCTCCGCAAGGACCCGGCCGGCCGGCCCTCGGCGGCCGAGACCGAGCGGATGCTGCGCTCCGTGCTGACCGGCCGCGAACCGCGCACCGCGCAGGTGTACGTGGAGACGCGCCACTACGCGGGCGAGACCCGGAGCGAGCAGGCCCCGCCGTACGGGCAGGAGGCACCGGCCGACCGGGCGGGGGCGACCGGACCCACCGTCGCCCGGGCAGCGGCCCCGGCGGCCGGACCGGCTTCCGCGCCGCCCGGGTACGGCACCCAGGGCGGGCAGGCGGCCCCGGTGTCCGGGTACGGCACCCGGGGCGGACCGGTGTCCGCGCCGCCCGGATACGGCACCCAGGGCGGGCAGGGTTCCGCCGTGTCCGGGTACGGCGCCGCCACGCCTCCGGCCGGGTTTCCGTACGGCACCCCGCCCGGCCACACCACCGCCGCGACCCCCACGACCCCCGGGACGAAGTCCGGGTCGCGGCGGCGCAACACCGTGGTGGCGGTGCTGGTCGCGGCGGTGCTCGGCACCGGGGCCGGACTGGGCGCGATGCACTACGCGGGCGGCGGCTCGGACGACGAGGGAGGGCGCCCCACGCCCACCGCGCAGCAGCCCACCGCCTCCTCGGAGCCCTCGGCCGGCGCCGCGGGCGGCACCTCGGACGCCGGCGCCGGACCCTCCGACGCCACCGCCTCGCCGACCGCCGGATCGGCCGACTCCTCGATACCGGCCGGCTGGAAGCGGGTGGAGGACCCGGCCGGCTTCAGCCTCGCCGTACCGGAGGGGTGGGAGCGCCGGACGGAAGGCACCCAGATCGACTACACCCCGGACGAGGGCGGGCACCGCCTCCGCGTCAGCATCGACGACGCGCCCGACTTCGACACCGCGTACGCCCACATGCAGTCCATGGAGGAGACGCTCAGTGACCGGCTCCCGGGTTACTCGCGCATCTCCCTGGAGGAGAACACCTTCCGCGACCACTCCGGCTCGCTCTGGGAGTTCACCTGGACGGAGACGAAGGACCATCCGGGGGAGCGGCGCGGCATCGACCAGATGTACTTCGCCGGCACCGGCGGGCCGGAGTACGCGCTCTATCTGACGGCCCCGGTGGACGACTGGGAGAACACCAGGGAGCTGTTCGACACCATGCTCAGGAGCTGGCGCCCGCCCGCCCGGACGGAGTGA
- a CDS encoding succinic semialdehyde dehydrogenase, translating into MTDSQAADSTAAAPKASDPGAADPEVSEPLAPDARAATAAPGTNPVAAAPAGVRTAADVVTPDLVARLVRGVVGSGRTANHTPLTGEKLADLPESTPEDVATAFERARAAQPAWAATPVRARAAVLLRFHDLVLQRQAEVLDLIQLETGKARLHAHEEVLAVAVASRHYGRKAAAYLRPKRHTGVVPALTKVTELRQPRGVVGQIAPWNYPLELSVGDALPAFVSGNAVVMKPDTETALTALWARDLLIEAGLPAEVFQVVLGEGPVVGPEVVQRADYVSFTGSTRTGREVAQGAAARLVGVSLELGGKNAMLVLADADVEKAAAGAVRACFSSAGQLCISIERLYVHASVADDFVARFAARTRAMRLGGSLAYGADMGSLAGERQLEAVVRHVDEAVAKGATLVAGGKARPDIGPLFYEPTILEGVEAPMEVCAQETFGPVVSLYRFTDEDEVIALANATPYGLNASVWTTDARRGHRVAARLRTGTVNINEGYASAYGSVGSPMGGMKDSGLGRRHGSEGILKYTEAQTVAQQRLIPLAPSFGMDDEKYAAFMSRSLKAMKAFRLR; encoded by the coding sequence ATGACGGACTCGCAGGCAGCGGACTCGACGGCAGCGGCCCCCAAGGCATCGGACCCCGGGGCGGCGGACCCCGAGGTGTCGGAGCCGCTGGCCCCCGACGCGCGGGCGGCGACGGCCGCCCCGGGCACCAACCCGGTGGCGGCGGCCCCCGCGGGCGTACGCACGGCGGCCGACGTGGTCACCCCCGACCTGGTCGCCCGGCTGGTCCGCGGGGTCGTCGGCTCCGGACGTACCGCCAACCACACCCCCCTCACCGGCGAGAAGCTGGCCGACCTGCCGGAGTCCACCCCCGAGGACGTGGCGACCGCCTTCGAACGGGCCCGCGCCGCCCAGCCCGCCTGGGCCGCCACCCCCGTACGCGCCCGGGCCGCCGTGCTGCTCCGCTTCCACGACCTCGTCCTCCAGCGCCAGGCCGAGGTCCTCGACCTCATCCAGCTGGAGACCGGCAAGGCCCGGCTGCACGCCCACGAGGAGGTGCTGGCGGTCGCCGTCGCCTCCCGCCACTACGGGCGCAAGGCCGCCGCGTACCTGCGCCCGAAGCGGCACACCGGAGTCGTACCGGCCCTCACCAAGGTCACCGAGCTGCGCCAGCCGCGCGGGGTCGTCGGCCAGATCGCCCCGTGGAACTACCCGCTGGAACTCTCCGTCGGCGACGCGCTGCCCGCCTTCGTCTCCGGCAACGCCGTCGTGATGAAGCCCGACACCGAGACCGCGCTCACCGCGCTCTGGGCCCGTGACCTCCTGATCGAGGCCGGACTGCCCGCCGAGGTCTTCCAGGTCGTGCTCGGCGAGGGCCCGGTCGTCGGCCCCGAGGTCGTCCAGCGCGCGGACTACGTCTCCTTCACCGGCTCCACCCGCACCGGCCGCGAGGTCGCCCAGGGCGCGGCGGCCCGGCTCGTCGGCGTCTCGCTGGAGCTCGGCGGCAAGAACGCCATGCTGGTGCTCGCCGACGCCGACGTGGAGAAGGCCGCCGCCGGAGCCGTCCGCGCCTGCTTCTCCTCCGCCGGCCAGCTCTGCATCTCCATCGAGCGGCTCTACGTCCACGCGTCCGTCGCCGACGACTTCGTGGCCCGCTTCGCCGCCCGCACCAGGGCGATGCGGCTCGGCGGCTCCCTCGCGTACGGCGCCGACATGGGCTCGCTCGCCGGGGAACGCCAGCTGGAGGCCGTGGTCCGGCACGTGGACGAGGCCGTCGCCAAGGGCGCGACCCTCGTCGCGGGCGGGAAGGCGCGCCCCGACATCGGCCCGCTCTTCTACGAGCCGACCATCCTCGAAGGCGTCGAGGCGCCCATGGAGGTCTGCGCCCAGGAGACCTTCGGCCCGGTCGTCTCCCTCTACCGCTTCACCGACGAGGACGAGGTGATCGCCCTAGCCAACGCCACCCCGTACGGCCTCAACGCCAGCGTCTGGACCACGGACGCCCGCCGCGGCCACCGGGTCGCCGCCCGGCTGCGCACCGGCACCGTCAACATCAACGAGGGGTACGCCTCCGCCTACGGCAGCGTGGGGTCCCCGATGGGCGGCATGAAGGACTCCGGACTCGGCCGCCGGCACGGCTCCGAGGGCATCCTCAAGTACACCGAGGCGCAGACCGTCGCCCAGCAGCGGCTGATCCCGCTCGCCCCGTCCTTCGGGATGGACGACGAGAAGTACGCGGCGTTCATGAGCCGCAGCCTCAAGGCGATGAAGGCGTTCCGGCTGCGCTGA